One window of Methanogenium organophilum genomic DNA carries:
- a CDS encoding KaiC domain-containing protein has product MERIQFGISGLDEMFGGGLIKNSICSLIGTYGTGKTTFALQFIYEGLRNGEKVIYFSLEEREDRIYDLMEDRKFRVGKFRDESLFVIKLDPTDFNLSINSIKKDLPDLITQIGASRVVIDPISLFEGLFDDPSERRREMFYFTELLRDLDATFLLTSETSTTDLYSSKYGLIEYLSDTVVVLRYIRPKDLTEVHTSIEVVKMRRSNHSREIKPYEILQNRVNVYNEASVF; this is encoded by the coding sequence ATGGAACGTATCCAGTTTGGCATCAGCGGCCTGGACGAAATGTTTGGCGGAGGGCTGATAAAAAATAGTATCTGTTCGCTGATAGGAACATACGGCACCGGAAAGACGACGTTTGCGCTCCAGTTCATCTATGAAGGACTGCGCAATGGAGAGAAGGTCATCTACTTCAGCCTGGAAGAGCGGGAAGACCGGATCTACGACCTGATGGAAGACCGGAAGTTCCGGGTTGGGAAGTTCCGCGATGAATCCCTCTTTGTGATTAAACTCGATCCCACCGACTTTAATCTCTCCATTAATTCCATTAAAAAAGACCTGCCGGATCTGATCACACAGATTGGTGCGAGCCGTGTGGTAATCGACCCCATCTCCCTCTTCGAAGGACTCTTTGACGACCCGTCCGAGCGGCGGCGCGAGATGTTTTACTTCACCGAGCTTCTCCGCGATCTGGACGCAACCTTCCTGCTGACAAGCGAGACCAGCACCACCGATCTCTATTCCAGTAAATATGGTCTCATCGAATACCTCTCCGACACCGTCGTCGTTCTGCGGTATATCCGGCCCAAAGACCTTACCGAGGTGCACACGTCAATCGAGGTGGTCAAGATGCGCCGGAGCAACCACTCCCGCGAGATAAAACCGTATGAAATTCTCCAGAACCGGGTCAACGTCTACAACGAAGCGAGTGTGTTCTGA
- a CDS encoding TldD/PmbA family protein, whose amino-acid sequence MRNATDYTDLVEKILKAAAREADEAEVFLSLSDHVSLELRRSEVGEAEKAVSWGLAIRTIKDGHIGASMTTSPTRWEDCLRAALASGRLADPQDWGGLPDPVSFPRDIDVYDPSLVTDADTATDIITTLLAAAEGGEAETAGGGVSLGKGSSLIANTNGVFYTREATSASVSLEAINGTSTGYEFDRTAHLKDLKTDWVAEEAMFLADYWAGAGDIESCTADVVLTPTALSSLVGAILLPALSGRNVHAGRSFLADKKGVPCMDPSFVLYDDPYDGMGATRFDADGVATRRLDFICRGTVQSFAYDLRTAYRYGETSTGSAVRSGAGGAPEIGVHCLKLDARRENVRHEKAVCAHGLIGAHTANTITGDFSVELSNAAWVEEGVYGAPIRSAMLSGNLFSMLEDIAGAGEERREIGRMTLPEVRFKNLHIIGK is encoded by the coding sequence ATGCGTAATGCAACAGACTATACCGATCTCGTGGAGAAAATTCTCAAAGCGGCGGCACGTGAGGCGGACGAGGCCGAGGTATTCCTCAGTCTCTCTGATCATGTCTCTCTTGAACTCCGGCGCAGTGAGGTGGGGGAGGCCGAGAAGGCCGTCAGCTGGGGGCTTGCCATCCGTACGATCAAAGACGGGCATATCGGCGCCTCGATGACGACATCTCCCACTCGCTGGGAGGACTGCCTCCGGGCGGCCCTTGCCTCCGGGCGTCTCGCAGACCCCCAGGACTGGGGCGGGCTGCCGGATCCCGTCTCGTTCCCGCGTGATATCGATGTGTATGATCCGTCCCTTGTGACAGATGCGGACACCGCAACCGATATCATTACTACTCTCCTGGCTGCCGCAGAAGGCGGAGAGGCGGAGACTGCAGGCGGCGGTGTCTCCCTTGGGAAGGGGTCGTCTCTGATTGCGAATACCAACGGGGTCTTCTACACCCGCGAGGCGACATCCGCATCCGTCTCACTGGAGGCAATTAACGGGACCTCGACCGGGTATGAGTTCGACCGGACAGCTCATCTCAAAGATCTCAAAACCGACTGGGTGGCAGAAGAAGCGATGTTCCTCGCCGACTACTGGGCCGGTGCAGGCGATATTGAATCCTGCACGGCAGATGTTGTCCTCACACCGACGGCGCTTTCATCCCTTGTCGGTGCTATTCTCCTGCCTGCACTTTCCGGCAGAAATGTGCATGCCGGCCGGTCGTTTCTGGCGGACAAGAAGGGTGTCCCCTGCATGGACCCCTCGTTTGTCCTGTACGACGACCCGTATGATGGTATGGGGGCGACCCGCTTCGATGCAGACGGGGTTGCCACCCGCAGGCTTGACTTCATCTGTCGCGGGACCGTGCAGTCTTTTGCCTATGACCTCCGGACGGCATACCGCTACGGGGAGACTTCTACCGGCAGTGCCGTCAGGAGCGGTGCCGGCGGTGCCCCGGAGATCGGTGTCCACTGCCTGAAACTTGATGCCCGCCGGGAGAATGTCCGCCATGAGAAGGCAGTCTGTGCCCACGGTCTCATCGGCGCCCATACGGCAAACACGATCACCGGGGACTTCTCGGTCGAACTCTCGAACGCCGCATGGGTGGAAGAGGGCGTTTATGGCGCTCCCATCCGGTCTGCGATGCTCTCGGGCAACCTGTTTTCGATGCTCGAGGATATCGCCGGTGCAGGAGAAGAGAGACGGGAAATTGGCAGAATGACTCTGCCTGAGGTAAGGTTCAAGAACCTTCATATCATTGGTAAATAG
- a CDS encoding TldD/PmbA family protein, translating to MATEEPRYYDVRHLVGTSTHIDIENGTIEAAGQSFADSAIVRALGSAGWGMVVIDNFSDAGESGMKQAVADALSLSRATGERVELAQVQTGLLPVPGVKEDPREVSLEEKTELLASIESAARIPGIVNTRARYIESEGTVRFMDSSGNEFGYEMVRSGYSILAVAGRGGEMQMARESEHAITGLNMRHREEKGREAAVRALLLLDAEPARGGMMNAILDPELAGVFAHEAIGHASEGDLVKEGVSVLKGMTGQQIASPVVTVVDDPTLPEFGFMPVDAEGSAVQRTEIIRNGILTNYLHSRETLAAVGDGVAGHARAEGSSSPIVRMSNTFIENGDATMDELLEGCKTGILLKGSRGGQVDPGRGVFQFNAEYGYVIEDGEQRGMVRDVSLSGDILTTMHNIALCGTDRKMTPGYCGKGGQSVPVTDGSPHLLLKSAVVGGRNA from the coding sequence ATGGCAACAGAAGAACCACGATATTATGATGTCCGCCACCTGGTGGGGACGTCCACCCATATAGATATTGAAAACGGAACGATCGAGGCGGCCGGTCAGTCATTTGCCGATTCCGCGATTGTCCGTGCACTGGGCAGTGCCGGGTGGGGAATGGTCGTGATCGACAACTTCTCCGATGCCGGGGAGAGCGGGATGAAACAGGCGGTGGCAGATGCCCTTTCCCTCTCCCGTGCGACCGGCGAACGGGTGGAGCTCGCCCAGGTGCAGACCGGTCTGTTGCCGGTTCCCGGGGTGAAGGAAGATCCGCGTGAGGTATCTCTCGAAGAGAAGACCGAACTGCTCGCATCCATAGAGTCTGCCGCCCGTATTCCGGGTATCGTCAATACCCGTGCCCGCTATATCGAGTCCGAGGGAACGGTGCGGTTCATGGACTCATCCGGGAATGAATTCGGGTATGAGATGGTCCGGTCGGGCTACTCCATCCTTGCGGTCGCAGGCAGGGGTGGTGAGATGCAGATGGCACGGGAGAGCGAGCATGCGATCACCGGGCTCAACATGCGGCACAGGGAGGAGAAGGGCAGGGAGGCAGCTGTTCGTGCCCTCCTGCTCCTCGATGCCGAACCGGCCCGCGGCGGCATGATGAATGCCATCCTCGACCCGGAACTCGCCGGTGTCTTTGCCCATGAGGCCATCGGGCATGCAAGTGAGGGGGACCTTGTCAAGGAAGGGGTCTCGGTCCTCAAAGGCATGACGGGCCAGCAGATCGCAAGTCCGGTGGTAACCGTCGTCGATGACCCCACGCTGCCGGAATTCGGGTTTATGCCGGTGGACGCCGAGGGCAGTGCCGTACAACGCACCGAGATCATCCGGAACGGTATCCTCACGAACTACCTGCACAGCCGTGAGACGCTTGCCGCGGTGGGCGACGGTGTTGCGGGCCACGCCCGTGCAGAGGGGAGCTCCTCCCCCATCGTGCGGATGTCAAACACCTTCATTGAGAACGGAGACGCGACGATGGACGAACTTCTGGAGGGTTGCAAAACGGGCATTCTTCTGAAGGGTTCCCGTGGGGGACAGGTGGATCCCGGCCGGGGCGTCTTCCAGTTCAATGCGGAATATGGCTATGTCATCGAGGACGGTGAACAGCGGGGTATGGTGCGGGACGTGTCGCTTTCGGGCGACATTCTCACTACGATGCACAACATCGCCCTCTGCGGGACAGACCGGAAGATGACGCCGGGATACTGCGGGAAGGGCGGGCAGAGTGTACCGGTCACCGACGGGTCGCCCCATCTGTTGCTGAAGAGTGCTGTGGTAGGTGGTCGCAATGCGTAA
- a CDS encoding type II/IV secretion system ATPase subunit has product MAEEDSELAQADKKLTAPVIPVSAPPHMPGSSGTVAAGDPAEEAVAGMKEYTEEEDSSLDLFPDENRAGAPDEIPKKGKAKQKKMRTGLLAGLLHRGEKTADPYNMEIHGSLVAADVPQGYTLVEQYWIVPGCSEVMILLNTVTRQHEYHLNEPELSEFEYEIVERLHADLRDVLILTDDEVMQDREVVLRSKTIGLLDDYGVVLSLPSYYRVMYYMNRNFLGWARLEPLMMDPNLEDISCDGIGVPVFLYHRTYRNVKSNVTFDEESLNSLAIRLSQRSGKHVSISNPVLDATLPDGSRLQLTYGSEVTTRGTSFTIRKFREEPFSPVELMTRGTFSAEALAYFWMAIENNKNLLFVGGTASGKTTSLNAVSLFLPQLSKVVSIEDTREITLYHENWIASVTRDAITDTSSAKIDMFDLLKAAMRQRPEYIIVGEVRGNEAQTLFQAMNTGHTTFSTMHANDVDSAIHRLENQPLNVPRNMVQALDIVSIQALTYIGRERVRRSTEIVEIAGIDSGTGNLRVNTVFEYDPVTDVFSFSGRSIVYAAIMEQRGWTYENLTSEVNRRIQVLNAMKDQDITNYITVSRILRAYDIDADSVLSSIDDLKQAVI; this is encoded by the coding sequence ATGGCAGAAGAGGACAGTGAACTGGCACAGGCAGACAAAAAACTGACGGCACCGGTTATACCGGTATCCGCTCCGCCACATATGCCCGGTTCTTCCGGAACCGTGGCTGCAGGGGATCCCGCAGAAGAGGCCGTAGCGGGAATGAAGGAATATACAGAGGAGGAAGATTCTTCATTGGATCTATTCCCGGATGAGAACAGAGCCGGTGCTCCGGACGAAATACCGAAGAAAGGAAAGGCGAAACAAAAAAAGATGCGTACCGGGCTTCTTGCAGGTCTGCTGCACCGTGGAGAAAAGACTGCCGACCCCTATAATATGGAGATTCACGGGTCACTTGTTGCAGCGGATGTCCCGCAGGGCTACACACTGGTAGAGCAATACTGGATTGTGCCCGGTTGTTCGGAGGTGATGATCCTCCTCAACACCGTCACCCGGCAGCACGAATATCATCTCAATGAACCGGAACTGAGTGAGTTTGAGTATGAAATCGTGGAACGGCTCCACGCCGACCTCCGCGATGTGCTGATTCTCACCGATGACGAGGTGATGCAGGACCGTGAAGTGGTGCTCCGTTCAAAGACAATTGGTCTTCTCGATGACTACGGGGTAGTCCTCTCCCTGCCTTCGTATTACCGCGTGATGTACTATATGAACCGGAACTTCCTCGGCTGGGCCCGTCTTGAACCGCTGATGATGGACCCGAACCTCGAGGATATCTCCTGTGACGGTATCGGTGTCCCGGTCTTTCTCTATCACCGGACCTATCGCAATGTGAAGAGCAATGTCACGTTTGATGAGGAGTCCCTGAACTCGCTTGCCATCCGGCTGTCGCAGCGGTCCGGGAAGCATGTATCCATATCAAATCCGGTACTGGACGCCACCCTCCCGGACGGGTCGCGCCTGCAGCTCACCTATGGCAGTGAGGTGACGACCCGTGGTACGTCATTTACGATACGCAAATTCCGTGAAGAGCCGTTCTCGCCTGTTGAGCTGATGACCCGCGGCACCTTCTCTGCGGAGGCCCTTGCCTACTTCTGGATGGCCATCGAGAATAATAAAAACCTCCTTTTTGTGGGCGGGACGGCATCCGGAAAGACGACATCCCTTAATGCGGTCTCACTGTTCCTCCCCCAACTATCCAAGGTTGTCTCCATTGAAGATACCCGTGAAATTACGCTCTATCACGAGAACTGGATTGCATCGGTCACCCGGGACGCGATCACGGATACATCCTCGGCGAAAATCGATATGTTTGACCTCCTGAAGGCTGCCATGCGCCAGCGGCCCGAGTATATCATCGTGGGGGAGGTCCGTGGCAATGAAGCGCAGACACTTTTCCAGGCAATGAACACGGGCCACACCACCTTCTCGACGATGCATGCGAATGATGTGGACTCCGCTATTCACCGGCTGGAAAACCAGCCGCTCAATGTGCCGCGAAATATGGTGCAGGCGCTCGACATCGTGAGCATCCAGGCACTCACCTACATTGGGCGGGAGCGGGTCAGGCGGTCAACAGAGATCGTGGAGATCGCGGGCATTGACTCCGGCACCGGTAATCTCCGGGTGAATACGGTCTTTGAGTATGATCCGGTTACCGATGTATTCAGCTTCAGCGGCCGTTCTATCGTCTATGCGGCAATCATGGAACAGCGTGGCTGGACGTATGAGAACCTTACTTCTGAGGTGAACCGCCGGATACAGGTTCTGAATGCAATGAAGGATCAGGATATTACGAATTACATCACGGTTTCACGCATTCTCAGGGCCTATGATATAGATGCTGACTCTGTACTATCCTCGATTGACGACCTGAAACAGGCAGTGATATGA
- a CDS encoding RAD55 family ATPase: MKHMPTGIPSFDPVLNGGVPLGSVILLAGGPGGGNVEFAYSSVLSHARRQKAEQETHSERICNPKEIVYFTFTKLAPSIQREIELSFRAEEEIFDGTVRFIDLSKIYFDASVVPRDWYSKTDLVETLRSRRHEPESLIAEITEQLGTIEKGSLIVFDSLTDIATQAVTDTEWHQFISFLRGLQRVSKHWKTTYYLIMSDSILEPRRMAEIKDCCDASIRFEWEETGGRRRQRVMFIEKFRIVMPALEEQDLVKFAVKITTDGGFEVSNIRMVV, translated from the coding sequence ATGAAACACATGCCAACAGGGATACCTTCCTTTGATCCTGTCCTCAACGGCGGAGTTCCGCTGGGGTCAGTGATCCTTCTTGCAGGCGGACCCGGTGGCGGAAATGTGGAGTTTGCATACAGCTCGGTCCTCTCCCACGCCCGGAGACAGAAAGCAGAGCAGGAGACACATTCCGAACGAATCTGCAATCCTAAGGAGATCGTCTACTTCACCTTCACCAAGCTTGCTCCCTCCATCCAGCGGGAAATTGAGCTCTCATTCAGGGCAGAAGAAGAGATCTTTGACGGAACAGTACGGTTCATCGACCTCTCCAAGATCTACTTTGACGCTTCTGTTGTGCCACGGGACTGGTACTCCAAGACCGATCTTGTGGAGACACTCCGCAGCCGCCGTCACGAACCGGAAAGTCTCATCGCTGAAATCACAGAACAGCTCGGAACAATTGAAAAGGGCAGCCTCATCGTATTTGATTCCCTCACCGATATTGCCACCCAGGCCGTGACAGATACCGAATGGCACCAGTTCATCAGTTTCCTGCGGGGGCTGCAGCGGGTATCAAAACACTGGAAGACAACTTATTATCTCATCATGTCAGACTCCATTCTGGAACCACGGAGAATGGCGGAGATCAAAGACTGCTGTGACGCATCAATACGCTTTGAATGGGAAGAGACCGGTGGCAGACGGCGGCAGCGGGTAATGTTTATTGAGAAGTTCCGCATTGTAATGCCTGCACTTGAAGAGCAGGATCTGGTAAAATTTGCGGTCAAAATAACCACAGACGGCGGATTTGAAGTGAGCAATATCAGGATGGTGGTATAG
- a CDS encoding type II secretion system F family protein, producing the protein MIIDRYAHWVIGRRPAKYRSVREDLLSARTGLTIEQYLTYCVLISVAFGAVIGIFGYLVAMLLFFPEVQTGIVNIFSTTIPSFTITQPTLPEMVQRSLVMVVFFAVASLGIYQLLLRYPTMMKDNRAVRINLSLHNAVSYMYAMRRGGSEILPIFKSLSENADVYGEVAYECRQVVRDTEYFGSDVVNAIRTLSLTTPSEQMKDFLEDFVSIIESGGNVAGFLESRVRVYQDDARFQQKQFLSTLQLVAESYVTLFVAGPLFLIIIMVVVGLMGQTSVVQLTVIVYGLIPIGSLIFIIFVDMISMHTDDVRRVTRKVVLREFRDVRVVKREGEEGLFETLYHNDRWRKVWEFVRHPLDWFLVDVNRTFLVTVPLMLIYLTFVYLVVPQYQDIEVYLGVVDDHLIIAFLIVLMPYAGIHELWRRKVRGIEASIPEFLSRLSGINRVGLTPARAISVLEKTNLGLISYEIRRIKRDLDWGGVFSDALIRFEHRVQTAAIARNVTLITKASEMTGDIAEVLSIAANDARMSEALKRERLSDMIIYIIVIYLAFAVFVFVVVVLDWNFLSILEELVAGEGMQNVPDSMLAIVESGTLVIISRLLFHACLINAFFSGLIAGQMGEGSVKAGVKHTVVMLIITLVIFNLAF; encoded by the coding sequence ATGATCATCGACAGGTATGCTCACTGGGTCATCGGGCGCCGTCCGGCAAAGTATCGTTCTGTGCGTGAAGACCTCCTCTCCGCACGCACCGGGCTTACTATTGAGCAGTATCTCACCTACTGTGTGCTGATCTCTGTTGCTTTTGGGGCAGTCATCGGAATTTTCGGGTATTTGGTTGCGATGCTGCTCTTCTTCCCCGAGGTGCAGACCGGCATCGTCAATATCTTTAGTACAACCATCCCCTCGTTCACCATCACCCAGCCGACGCTGCCGGAGATGGTGCAGCGCAGTCTTGTAATGGTCGTCTTTTTTGCTGTTGCTTCACTCGGTATCTACCAGTTGCTGCTCCGCTATCCCACAATGATGAAGGATAACCGGGCCGTCCGTATCAACCTGAGCCTGCACAATGCGGTCAGCTATATGTATGCGATGCGCCGCGGGGGTTCTGAGATCCTTCCGATTTTTAAATCCCTCTCGGAAAATGCAGATGTCTACGGGGAAGTGGCGTATGAATGCCGGCAGGTGGTGCGTGACACCGAGTATTTCGGGTCTGACGTGGTCAATGCGATTCGCACCCTCTCGTTAACCACCCCTTCAGAGCAGATGAAGGACTTTCTCGAGGACTTTGTCTCGATCATCGAATCGGGAGGGAATGTAGCGGGTTTTCTGGAGTCGCGGGTGCGGGTGTACCAGGATGATGCCCGGTTCCAGCAGAAGCAGTTTCTCTCTACGCTGCAACTGGTGGCAGAGTCATATGTGACGCTCTTTGTCGCAGGCCCCCTCTTTTTGATCATCATTATGGTGGTGGTGGGGCTGATGGGGCAGACTTCCGTTGTCCAGCTGACGGTGATTGTCTACGGGCTCATTCCCATCGGTTCCCTGATCTTCATCATCTTTGTGGATATGATATCCATGCACACCGATGATGTGCGGCGGGTGACACGGAAGGTGGTGCTCCGTGAGTTCAGGGACGTGCGGGTTGTAAAACGCGAGGGCGAAGAGGGTCTCTTTGAAACACTCTATCACAATGATCGCTGGAGAAAGGTCTGGGAATTTGTGCGCCATCCCCTTGACTGGTTTTTGGTCGATGTGAACCGGACATTTCTGGTAACAGTTCCCCTGATGCTCATCTATCTCACCTTTGTCTACCTCGTGGTGCCGCAGTATCAGGACATTGAGGTGTATCTGGGAGTGGTCGATGATCACCTGATCATTGCATTTCTTATCGTCCTTATGCCCTATGCCGGTATTCATGAATTATGGAGACGAAAGGTCCGCGGGATTGAGGCGAGTATTCCGGAATTCCTCTCCCGCCTCTCGGGCATCAACCGTGTCGGTCTGACACCGGCACGGGCCATATCTGTCCTGGAAAAGACGAATCTGGGACTGATATCCTATGAGATTCGCCGGATTAAACGCGACCTTGACTGGGGCGGTGTCTTCTCGGATGCTCTCATCCGGTTTGAACACCGGGTCCAGACGGCCGCGATTGCCCGGAACGTGACACTGATCACCAAAGCGAGTGAGATGACGGGGGATATCGCGGAAGTGCTCTCGATTGCCGCAAATGATGCACGGATGTCAGAGGCACTGAAACGCGAACGTCTCTCTGACATGATCATCTACATCATCGTCATCTACCTCGCCTTTGCGGTATTTGTGTTTGTCGTGGTCGTACTGGACTGGAACTTCCTCTCCATTCTGGAGGAGCTGGTAGCAGGTGAAGGGATGCAGAATGTACCGGACTCCATGCTTGCCATCGTTGAGTCCGGCACCCTGGTCATCATCTCCCGGCTGCTTTTCCATGCCTGCCTGATTAATGCCTTCTTCTCCGGCCTGATTGCGGGGCAGATGGGTGAGGGGTCGGTGAAGGCGGGGGTGAAGCATACGGTGGTTATGCTCATCATCACTCTCGTCATATTTAATCTGGCATTCTGA
- a CDS encoding pro-sigmaK processing inhibitor BofA family protein, with product MIETILTLGIAIVIAVALWYFLKNVTKLIINSVVGIVLLLIFNFFNIFGMGDIPISLASVLICALGGIPGFVVLLLLNVVGITV from the coding sequence ATGATCGAAACCATCCTCACACTGGGTATCGCGATTGTGATAGCCGTGGCCCTCTGGTATTTCCTCAAAAATGTGACCAAACTGATCATCAACTCCGTCGTGGGTATCGTGCTCCTCCTGATCTTCAATTTCTTCAATATCTTCGGGATGGGCGATATCCCTATCTCCCTTGCGTCTGTCCTGATCTGTGCACTGGGCGGGATTCCGGGATTTGTCGTCCTGCTGCTGCTCAATGTTGTGGGCATTACGGTATAG
- the lonB gene encoding ATP-dependent protease LonB: protein MTDSEISKDTIPEDSGTVEDSAPTVTSGAPDTGAEEAGNAAAETSAAPETAPVPLSEVAHSGEIPVPESLIDQVIGQEHAVEVMRKAAIQRRHVLMIGTPGTGKSMLAKAMAELLPKEEMQDILIYPNTEDPNEPVVRTVPSGRGKEIVGAHKQEARKRTQTRSTLILLLIFGIMGYALISGQLLFGIIAAAFIFMALQYSRPKEEAMVPKLLVSTKPDSTAPFIDGTGSHAGALLGDVRHDPFQSGGLETPSHDRVEAGAIHKAHKGVLFIDEINTLTPHSQQSLLTALQEGEYSITGQSERSSGAMVRTEPVPCRFVMVAAGNLDGVQGMHPALRSRIRGYGYEVYMQETMPDTPENRDKFIRFIAQEVKNDGKIPHFDQEAIDELMLEARRRSNRKGHLTLKLRDMGGLIRVAGDLARQEGAEIATARHVLDAKSMARSIEDQISDEYIRRSREYDLTVVEGALVGRVNGLAVMGTDSGSVLPIVAEVTPTQGATGQVIATGLLKEIAQESIKNVSAIIKKFTGKDIKNMDVHIQFLGTYSGVEGDSASVTVATGVISAIENIPVRQDVAMTGSLSVRGQVLPIGGVTYKIEAAAKAGIRKVIIPQSNLADVVIEEEYKKMVEIVPVTTIEEVLEHALMFERKEDFMAKIKEISARRLSIFSEKPDAKPVGA from the coding sequence ATGACTGATTCAGAGATTTCGAAAGATACGATACCAGAGGACTCCGGTACTGTAGAAGACAGCGCCCCAACGGTCACTTCCGGGGCGCCTGATACCGGGGCAGAAGAGGCAGGCAACGCAGCGGCAGAGACATCTGCGGCTCCGGAAACGGCTCCTGTCCCTCTCTCGGAAGTGGCACATTCCGGTGAGATTCCGGTCCCCGAGAGCCTGATTGACCAGGTGATCGGCCAGGAACACGCGGTTGAGGTGATGCGCAAGGCTGCCATCCAGCGCCGCCATGTCCTGATGATTGGGACGCCGGGCACCGGCAAGTCGATGCTTGCAAAGGCAATGGCTGAACTGCTCCCCAAAGAGGAGATGCAGGATATTCTGATTTATCCAAATACAGAGGACCCGAATGAGCCGGTGGTGAGAACCGTCCCCTCCGGCAGAGGAAAGGAGATCGTGGGCGCCCACAAGCAGGAGGCCCGCAAACGCACCCAGACGAGAAGTACGCTGATCTTACTCCTGATATTCGGTATCATGGGGTATGCCCTCATCTCCGGTCAGCTGCTCTTCGGTATCATTGCAGCGGCCTTCATCTTCATGGCGTTGCAGTACTCACGGCCCAAGGAAGAAGCGATGGTCCCGAAACTCCTCGTCTCCACCAAGCCTGACTCCACCGCACCCTTCATCGACGGCACCGGTTCCCACGCCGGCGCCCTCCTGGGTGACGTCCGCCATGACCCGTTCCAGTCCGGCGGACTGGAGACGCCGTCCCACGACCGTGTCGAGGCCGGTGCCATCCACAAGGCACACAAGGGTGTGCTCTTCATCGATGAGATCAACACCCTCACCCCCCATTCACAGCAGAGTCTTCTGACCGCGCTGCAGGAGGGGGAGTACTCCATCACCGGCCAGAGCGAGCGTTCGAGCGGAGCAATGGTCCGCACAGAACCGGTTCCGTGCCGGTTTGTGATGGTGGCGGCAGGCAACCTGGACGGCGTGCAGGGCATGCATCCGGCACTCCGGTCCCGTATCCGCGGCTACGGATATGAGGTCTATATGCAGGAGACGATGCCCGACACCCCGGAGAACCGCGACAAGTTCATCCGGTTCATCGCACAGGAAGTCAAAAACGACGGCAAAATCCCGCACTTTGACCAGGAAGCAATCGACGAACTCATGCTTGAGGCACGCCGCAGGTCCAACCGGAAAGGTCATCTCACTCTCAAACTGCGTGACATGGGCGGTCTCATCCGTGTCGCAGGTGACCTTGCCCGGCAGGAAGGGGCGGAGATCGCCACCGCCAGGCATGTGCTTGACGCAAAGAGCATGGCCCGGTCTATCGAAGACCAGATATCAGACGAGTACATCCGCCGGTCCCGTGAGTATGACCTCACGGTGGTCGAAGGTGCCCTTGTGGGCCGGGTGAACGGTCTTGCGGTGATGGGCACGGACTCCGGGTCGGTGCTCCCCATCGTCGCTGAAGTGACCCCGACGCAGGGCGCCACCGGTCAGGTGATCGCGACCGGTCTCTTAAAGGAGATTGCGCAGGAGTCCATCAAGAACGTCAGTGCGATCATCAAGAAGTTCACCGGCAAGGACATCAAGAATATGGATGTCCATATCCAGTTCCTGGGGACATACAGCGGGGTGGAGGGCGACTCGGCCTCAGTCACTGTTGCAACCGGTGTCATCAGCGCCATCGAAAACATCCCGGTCCGCCAGGACGTTGCGATGACCGGTTCACTCTCTGTCCGCGGACAGGTGCTGCCCATAGGCGGGGTGACCTACAAGATTGAGGCGGCGGCAAAGGCCGGTATCCGCAAGGTCATCATCCCCCAGTCAAACCTCGCTGACGTGGTCATTGAGGAGGAATACAAGAAGATGGTCGAGATCGTGCCGGTCACGACCATCGAGGAGGTCCTCGAACATGCGCTTATGTTCGAGCGCAAAGAGGACTTCATGGCAAAGATCAAAGAGATCTCTGCCCGCCGTCTGAGTATCTTCTCAGAGAAGCCGGACGCAAAACCGGTCGGTGCCTGA